The nucleotide sequence CTGTGGCACGCCATGTACCAGGTGATGCCGGAGATCGCCCTCGACCCGCCCGCGTCCCGCCGGGCCGACCTGCGGATGCTGCGTGACCTCGACTTCGCGCTCTACCGGCGGGTCATCGAGATCCGCGACGGCCGGCTGGCGCTCGCGCCGTACCTGGCACCGGACGACGAGCCGTCCCCGCCGGCCGGCACCGGCGGCCGGACCTCCGCCGCCGCCGCTGCCCGCGAGGCGGTCCGGATCCGCGACGCTCTGGCCCGGCTCCGCGCGACGCACCCGGAGGAGCCAGCGGCGGCACACCCGGAACGACGGGCCGCGGACGAGGACGCCGACCTCGCCGCCGACCTCGAATTCCTCGGCCGGGTCTCGTCGACGCTGCGCCGGCTGCCACCGGCCCCGACCGTCGGCAGCTCCCCGGACAGCCCGCCGGGCGCGACCGTCGACAGCTCCCCCGACGCCCCGGTACGGGACTGAGGCACGGCGATGCTGCACCGGCCCGGCCGGTTCGACCGGCTACACCAGATCCGCACCCTCGACCCGGTGCGGGACTGTCACCGGATCTACCGGACGACGGCGTTGTGGGAGTTCCCGTTCGACGTCCGGATGGGGCTGCTGCTGGCGTTCTGGCGTACCTTCGCGGTGCCGTCGATCGCCGAGCTGCTCGCCGCGACCGGGGAGACCACGCACCGGACCGAGCGGCGGGCCGACGACACCGGCATCCTGATGTACACGCTCATCGAGCACGGTCTCGACCACCCGCTGGGCCGGGCGGCCACCCGGCGACTCAACCAACTGCACCGCCGGTACGCCATCGACAACGACGACTACCGCTACGTGCTCGGCACCTTCGTCTTCGTCGGCACCCGCTGGATCGACCGGCACGGCTGGCGCCCGCTCTGCTGCCACGAGCGCACCGCGATCTACCACTTCTACGCCGAACTCGGCCGACGGCTGCGCATCGCCGACATCCCGCCGGACCTGCCCAGCTACGCCCGCTGGTACGACGCCTTCGAGGCGGAGCGGTTCGCCGCCACCCCGGCTGCCCGAAAGTTGATCACCGCCACCAAGGGGCTCCTCGCCGACCTGCCGAAGCCGCTCGTACCGGTCGGAGAGCGGGTCGCCGACGCACTCCTCGATCCGCCGGTGCGCGAGGCGGTAGGTGTTTCCGCACCTCCGTGGTGGGCTCGCGCCCTGCTGGCCGGCACGCTCACCGGACGCGCCCGGTTCCTGCGGCACGCGGCGGCACCCCGGCTGTGGCAGTACCTGGAGGGCGGGCTGCGGGCCAGGACCTACCCCGACGGGTACGACATCGCCACCGTGGGGCCGGCCCAGGAGTCCCCGGCGCAGGAGTCGCTGCCCTCCCATCAGGAGTCGGAGCGCGGCGGGTTGGCCGAGCATGATGCCGAGGAAGACGAGTACGAGCCCGGGGAGCTGTTGCGGCGCGAGAGTCTCCCCGGCGACCGCCGTGCCGAGCAGTACCCCGGTGACCGGGTTGAGTAGTCCGATCAGTCCGACGGTGCCGGCGCTCAGGTGGCGCAGTCCGGTGAACCAGGCGGCGAAGGCGAGCGCGGTCGCCAGCACCGTGACGTAGCCGAAGCCGGCCAGCGCCGGCCCGTCCAGTGCGGGCGGTGCCCCCTCCACGGCGACGGCGACCGGGAGCAGCACCACCCCACCGGCGACGAGCTGCCACGAGGTGAGCGAGAAGACGTCGACCCCTGCGCTCCACTTCTTCGCGAGTACGTAGCCGAGCGAGGACATCAGCATGGCGGCGACGGAGGCGAGTACCCCGGAGAAGTCGACGGCGACCGTGCCGTCCAGCAGGAGCAGGCAGACCCCGGTGATCCCGATGCCGGCCCCGGCCAGGTGGGCGGCCCGCGGACGTTCGGCGAGCGCCGCCCAGGCGATCAGCATCATCATGACCGGCGAGGTCGCCATGATCGTCGAGGCGACGCTCGTCGGCAGGACCTGTGCCGCCAGGTAGACCAGGGCGAAGAACGCACCCATGTTGAGGGTGCCGAGCACCAGCGAGCGCCACCACCAGGGGCCCCGGGGCAGCGTCCGGCGGACCAGCAGGAGCAGCAGGCCGGCGGGGAGCGCCCGGAGTACCGCGCCGTAGAGCGGATAGTCCGCCGGCAGGTACCGATGGGTGACGAAGTAGGTGGCGCCCAGGCGACCGGGGCGAGGGCGGTGACGGGTACCCATCGTAAACTAGCTTCCACGGAAGCAACTATAGCTTCCTCAGAAGATATGCTGTCGGATGTGACCGAGTACCTTGATCATGTGGCCCGGATCCAACGGGCCTGGGCCCGCGAGCGGCCCGACCTCGACGTGCGTCCACAGGGCGTGATCGGCCGGCTGCACCGGCTGGCCGGACACCTCGGCGAGCAGCTCCGGGTCGTCTACCGGCGGTACGGACTCGGCGAGGGCGAGTTCGACGTGCTCGCCACCCTGCGGCGGGCCGGCGAGCCGTTCGAACGCACCCCCGGCGAACTGGCCGCGCACACGATGGTCACCACCGGGGCGATGACCAAGCGGATCGACCGGCTGGAGCGCGACGGGCTGGTCACCCGGCGCCCGAGCGCCGTCGACGGACGGGGCCGGGTGGTCGCACTCACCGACGCCGGCCGGAAGCTGATCGACCAGACGTTCACGGAGCACATGCGCAACGAGCGCCGCCTGCTCGACCTGCTGTCGCCGGAGGACGCCACCCAACTGGAACGCCTGCTCACGACCTGGCTCGCCACCTTCGAAGCCCCGCTGCCGGAGCCCGGGTCGACGCCGGAAACGGCAGCTCCGCGACCTCATCCTGGATGATCCGCGACACCATCCCGGATGACCCGCACCCGCCCCTGAACCGGCCGGGTTGGTGGGCGGGGCTTGCCGTCCCGCCCACCCGATCAGCGGTCGGGGCGGGCGCCGACCGGCCCGGCGAGGGCGCCGGCCAGGACCGCGAGGAAGTGCCGGAGTACGCCCGGATCCGGCGCGTGGTCGGGGTTGACCTCGGTGAGCACCAGCCCGGCGAAGCGCGGACTCGCGGCGAAGACGGCCAGGCTCACCGCCAGCTCCGCCAGCCGCAGGCCGACCGGATCACCGCCGGAGTCGGGCACGTCCGCCAGCGGTACGTCCACGAAGGAGAGCACGTCGACGTCGCAGTGCAGCACGAACGGTGCCCCGAGCGCCTCGATCTCCCGGCGGGCCCGCCCGGCGGCACCCGACGGGTCGGCATGCACCTCGTCGGCGTGCAGGTGCGTGATGCCGAGTTCGTCGAGCAGCCGGAGTTCGAGGTCGCCCGGGGGCAGCGCGTGGGCGTACGCGACGACGTCGCGCGGCGACAGCAGCGGTGTCGTACCCGCGATGCCGGCCAGCATCGGAACGTGGCCGGGAATCGCCAGCAGATGGGCCAGGCCCATCGCGTCGAGGTTGCCGTTCGGCCTGGTCTCCGGCGTGTACAGGTCCGGGCCGCCGTCGACGTAGAGCAGCGCGGGGCGGACACCGCGCTGGACGAATCCGGCGACCACGCCGACCGTGATCGAGCAGTCGCCCCCGATGACAAGTGGGGTCTGCCCGCTGTCGAGGATCCGGGTGACTCCGAGGGCGGTCGCGGCGGCGACC is from Micromonospora sp. WMMD1102 and encodes:
- a CDS encoding oxygenase MpaB family protein, translating into MLHRPGRFDRLHQIRTLDPVRDCHRIYRTTALWEFPFDVRMGLLLAFWRTFAVPSIAELLAATGETTHRTERRADDTGILMYTLIEHGLDHPLGRAATRRLNQLHRRYAIDNDDYRYVLGTFVFVGTRWIDRHGWRPLCCHERTAIYHFYAELGRRLRIADIPPDLPSYARWYDAFEAERFAATPAARKLITATKGLLADLPKPLVPVGERVADALLDPPVREAVGVSAPPWWARALLAGTLTGRARFLRHAAAPRLWQYLEGGLRARTYPDGYDIATVGPAQESPAQESLPSHQESERGGLAEHDAEEDEYEPGELLRRESLPGDRRAEQYPGDRVE
- a CDS encoding MarR family transcriptional regulator; this translates as MTEYLDHVARIQRAWARERPDLDVRPQGVIGRLHRLAGHLGEQLRVVYRRYGLGEGEFDVLATLRRAGEPFERTPGELAAHTMVTTGAMTKRIDRLERDGLVTRRPSAVDGRGRVVALTDAGRKLIDQTFTEHMRNERRLLDLLSPEDATQLERLLTTWLATFEAPLPEPGSTPETAAPRPHPG
- a CDS encoding arginase family protein; the encoded protein is MDARWGLLGVPSSAGAHTPGLEKGPAAIREAGLPGLLSGGVQDHGDLPPVRWRPDRDRPDAKNVAAVARVAAATALGVTRILDSGQTPLVIGGDCSITVGVVAGFVQRGVRPALLYVDGGPDLYTPETRPNGNLDAMGLAHLLAIPGHVPMLAGIAGTTPLLSPRDVVAYAHALPPGDLELRLLDELGITHLHADEVHADPSGAAGRARREIEALGAPFVLHCDVDVLSFVDVPLADVPDSGGDPVGLRLAELAVSLAVFAASPRFAGLVLTEVNPDHAPDPGVLRHFLAVLAGALAGPVGARPDR